A single genomic interval of Spirosoma linguale DSM 74 harbors:
- a CDS encoding Biotin carboxylase-like protein (KEGG: bph:Bphy_7724 putative biotin carboxylase), whose translation MSQLSFLCIATFFKGQDFMKACKELGNTVYLLTDQKLANEAWPRESIDEFFFLPSPSNAPDVLDQMITGLAHAMRSRRIDRVVALDDFDVEKGALIRETFRIDGMGQTTARYFRDKLAMRTRAFAAGIRVPTFCSLFHNETVTAFLQTTEAPWLIKPRSEASATGIRKVHSLDEAWSAIHLLGENRHNYLIEEFKPGTVYHVDSLSVDGKAVFTRVSQYLATPMEVSHGGGIFRTVTLPLHTPETDALRQINDQVLSAFGMRYSASHSEYIRGDHDGELYFLETSSRVGGAHIAEMVEAASGVNLWREWAKLETAIAHKEHYIPPTDTGRHAGLIISLARQQWPDLSVFSDPEVCWRISREYHVGLIAQAGDRGRIRTLLDEYMHRIYTEFHASAPLPDKPTN comes from the coding sequence ATGAGCCAACTTTCTTTTCTGTGCATCGCCACGTTCTTCAAAGGTCAGGATTTCATGAAAGCCTGTAAAGAGTTAGGAAACACGGTTTACCTGTTAACCGACCAGAAACTTGCCAATGAAGCATGGCCCCGTGAGTCCATCGACGAGTTTTTTTTCCTGCCATCGCCCAGCAACGCACCCGACGTGCTAGACCAGATGATTACGGGACTGGCTCATGCAATGCGCTCCCGCCGAATCGACCGGGTGGTAGCTCTGGATGACTTCGATGTAGAGAAAGGAGCCCTTATTCGCGAAACCTTCCGCATCGACGGGATGGGCCAGACCACGGCGCGTTACTTCCGGGATAAGCTGGCAATGCGGACGCGCGCCTTTGCCGCCGGAATTCGCGTCCCAACGTTCTGCTCACTTTTCCACAACGAAACCGTCACGGCGTTTTTGCAAACCACCGAAGCACCCTGGCTCATAAAACCCCGTTCGGAAGCGTCGGCAACGGGGATTCGGAAAGTACATTCGCTGGATGAAGCCTGGTCGGCTATTCATTTGCTGGGCGAGAACCGACATAATTACCTCATCGAGGAGTTTAAGCCGGGGACGGTCTACCATGTCGACTCTTTATCGGTAGATGGCAAAGCCGTGTTTACGCGGGTCAGCCAATACCTGGCGACGCCGATGGAAGTGTCGCATGGGGGCGGCATTTTCCGGACGGTAACGCTGCCCCTCCACACGCCCGAAACCGACGCGCTACGGCAGATTAACGATCAGGTATTGTCGGCTTTCGGGATGCGGTATAGTGCCTCACATTCCGAATATATCCGGGGCGATCATGACGGGGAGCTATATTTTCTGGAAACGTCCTCGCGCGTGGGTGGCGCTCACATTGCCGAGATGGTCGAAGCGGCCTCGGGCGTGAACCTATGGCGCGAATGGGCTAAACTCGAAACCGCCATTGCGCATAAAGAACATTACATTCCGCCCACCGATACGGGCCGCCATGCCGGGTTGATTATTTCCCTCGCCCGGCAGCAATGGCCCGACTTGTCGGTATTTAGCGACCCGGAAGTTTGCTGGCGCATCAGCCGCGAATACCACGTCGGGCTCATCGCCCAAGCCGGCGATCGGGGCCGCATTCGAACCCTGCTGGACGAGTACATGCACCGCATCTACACCGAATTCCACGCATCCGCACCCTTGCCCGATAAGCCAACGAATTAA
- a CDS encoding Leucyl aminopeptidase (PFAM: peptidase M17 leucyl aminopeptidase domain protein~KEGG: azo:azo2904 cytosol aminopeptidase), whose protein sequence is MNITLTTLSPEAGDLIIPVLQSDSLADQLAHLAPTLGVSAEVLQRDFKADAKEVLAVYGQNGQKIYLLGLGKDPQEMDWLRTFRKFFFDQKSKLPATLAIDLTTLEGSVVAGVVLGVRGGGYDLKLYQTDKPETPVFYTAAGALALQVNPDQQTVAQEALTRAEAIANTQLQMLDLMNAPANYKKPQTLADWAVASGNQFGYSVTVLDKAELERQKLGALLSVSQGSDVPPVLIIAEYKPEGVENPRKVGLVGKGVTFDTGGVSIKTSSNMHLMKSDMGGAAAVLGTVEVAAKLKLPIHVIGIVPSTENSTDGRSTKPGDVVTAYSGKTIEIIDTDAEGRVILADGLGYMVRNYQPDVLIDLATLTGSVIATLGYHAAGLFTPNDDLAAMLTKAANQTGERLWRLPVWDAYTEDIKSDVADIKNYSGKPVAGAISAAKFLEVFSEKHPAWAHLDIAGMAFSDTEFGSQKNATGFGIRLLIAYLQLILAGKE, encoded by the coding sequence ATGAATATCACTTTAACGACACTGTCGCCGGAGGCCGGTGATCTGATCATTCCTGTTCTGCAATCCGATTCGCTGGCCGACCAACTGGCTCACCTTGCCCCAACGCTGGGTGTATCGGCTGAGGTGCTGCAACGCGATTTTAAAGCAGATGCCAAAGAAGTTCTGGCTGTGTATGGACAGAATGGGCAAAAAATATACCTGCTTGGTCTGGGCAAAGACCCACAGGAAATGGATTGGCTGCGGACGTTCCGGAAATTCTTTTTCGATCAGAAATCTAAACTCCCCGCAACGCTGGCTATCGACCTCACCACTCTTGAGGGGAGCGTAGTCGCCGGTGTTGTGCTGGGCGTTCGGGGGGGCGGGTATGACCTGAAACTGTATCAGACCGATAAACCCGAAACGCCCGTCTTCTATACCGCTGCCGGAGCATTGGCGCTTCAGGTAAACCCCGACCAGCAGACAGTCGCGCAGGAAGCCCTGACCCGCGCGGAGGCCATTGCCAACACGCAACTGCAAATGCTGGATTTGATGAATGCCCCAGCCAATTACAAAAAACCGCAAACGCTGGCCGACTGGGCCGTAGCGTCCGGCAATCAGTTTGGCTACAGCGTAACGGTGCTCGACAAAGCCGAACTCGAACGGCAAAAACTGGGGGCGCTGCTGAGCGTGAGTCAGGGTAGCGATGTGCCGCCAGTGCTTATTATTGCCGAATACAAGCCGGAAGGCGTCGAAAACCCCCGGAAAGTTGGGCTGGTAGGCAAGGGCGTTACCTTCGATACGGGCGGAGTGTCTATCAAGACGTCGTCCAATATGCACCTTATGAAAAGCGATATGGGCGGGGCTGCGGCTGTGCTCGGCACGGTGGAGGTGGCTGCTAAACTGAAACTGCCCATCCACGTGATCGGGATTGTCCCGTCTACCGAAAACTCGACGGATGGCCGCTCCACCAAACCCGGCGATGTGGTAACGGCCTACTCGGGCAAGACAATCGAAATCATTGACACCGATGCCGAAGGCCGCGTTATTCTGGCCGATGGGCTGGGCTACATGGTACGCAATTACCAGCCCGATGTGCTCATTGACCTGGCTACCCTGACGGGGAGTGTTATTGCCACGCTGGGCTACCATGCGGCCGGGCTGTTTACACCTAATGACGACTTAGCTGCCATGCTTACAAAGGCCGCCAACCAGACAGGAGAACGACTCTGGCGATTGCCGGTATGGGATGCCTATACCGAAGACATAAAATCGGATGTAGCCGACATCAAAAACTACAGCGGCAAACCCGTTGCCGGAGCCATCAGTGCCGCGAAGTTTCTGGAAGTGTTTTCGGAGAAACACCCAGCCTGGGCGCATCTGGACATTGCCGGTATGGCTTTTTCCGATACAGAGTTTGGGTCACAAAAAAACGCGACCGGTTTTGGTATCCGGCTGTTAATCGCTTATTTACAGTTGATTCTTGCCGGAAAGGAGTAA